One genomic region from Shewanella aestuarii encodes:
- a CDS encoding chemotaxis protein CheW, producing the protein MITEQKKDADSQNGTTHEYLTFILGDEHYGLDIMKVREIRGYEPVTKIANAPAFIKGVLNLRGDIVPIVDLRLKFDVGEASYNEFTIVIMLHINDRIVGIVVDAVSDVINMKASEIKPPPEFGVAFDSQYLFGLAPVNEQMIILLNIEKLISSQELGLFDSTALPSE; encoded by the coding sequence ATGATAACTGAACAAAAAAAAGATGCTGATAGTCAAAATGGGACCACGCATGAGTATCTAACCTTCATCTTAGGAGATGAGCATTATGGATTAGATATCATGAAGGTACGTGAAATTAGGGGATATGAGCCAGTCACAAAAATCGCTAATGCCCCAGCCTTTATAAAAGGAGTATTGAACCTTCGTGGCGATATAGTTCCGATTGTTGATTTAAGGCTTAAATTCGATGTTGGTGAAGCTTCATATAACGAATTTACGATTGTCATTATGCTTCATATTAATGATCGTATTGTTGGTATTGTGGTTGACGCTGTGTCAGATGTTATCAATATGAAAGCTTCAGAAATAAAACCACCACCAGAATTTGGTGTTGCTTTTGACAGCCAATATTTATTTGGATTAGCGCCAGTTAATGAGCAAATGATTATTCTACTTAACATTGAAAAATTGATTTCCAGCCAAGAGCTGGGGTTATTTGATTCTACAGCATTGCCATCGGAGTGA
- a CDS encoding CheR family methyltransferase, with translation MTSSEGSDNREFSFAKANFEAVRTLLYQLTGIRLADSKDSMVYSRLARRVRALKLQGFSDYLQYLNQHPQEEEHFINALTTNLTSFFREPHHFEILKKYLLSHANVKTIWCAASSTGEEPYSIAMVVAETLGKFDVPIKIIASDIDSQVLKKAKEGIYAIDKINSLSEERKKQFFYRGKGSFAGMVKVVPELQRMIEFKQVNLLKPDWPLKYPIDIIFCRNVMIYFDRPTQLVILERMVNLLPSHGLYVAGHSETFNNATHLVKPAGNTTYYPNKTVR, from the coding sequence ATGACAAGCTCGGAAGGCTCGGATAATAGAGAATTTAGCTTTGCTAAAGCTAATTTTGAAGCTGTGAGAACCTTGTTATATCAATTAACAGGAATACGTTTAGCTGACAGTAAAGACTCGATGGTATATAGCCGGTTGGCTCGTAGGGTGAGGGCGCTAAAGCTACAAGGTTTCTCTGACTATTTGCAATATTTAAATCAACATCCACAGGAAGAAGAGCATTTTATCAACGCGTTAACGACGAACCTAACGTCTTTTTTTCGTGAACCCCATCACTTTGAAATTCTAAAAAAATATTTGTTGTCTCATGCTAATGTGAAAACGATTTGGTGCGCAGCAAGCAGCACAGGTGAAGAACCCTATTCAATTGCTATGGTCGTTGCTGAAACATTGGGTAAGTTTGATGTGCCCATTAAAATTATCGCTTCAGACATAGACAGCCAAGTGCTGAAAAAAGCCAAAGAAGGGATCTATGCAATTGATAAAATTAACTCTTTGTCAGAGGAACGTAAAAAACAATTTTTTTACAGAGGCAAGGGTTCGTTTGCAGGGATGGTTAAAGTGGTGCCTGAGTTACAAAGAATGATAGAGTTTAAGCAGGTTAATCTTCTTAAGCCCGATTGGCCTTTAAAGTACCCAATAGACATTATTTTTTGTCGTAATGTCATGATCTATTTTGACCGTCCAACTCAGCTAGTAATATTAGAAAGGATGGTTAATTTATTACCGAGTCATGGGCTTTATGTCGCAGGTCACTCAGAAACTTTTAATAATGCAACTCATCTAGTCAAACCTGCTGGCAATACTACTTATTATCCTAATAAGACTGTGAGGTAA
- a CDS encoding methyl-accepting chemotaxis protein codes for MSLGTSVEWHDITQQKKHELLSLRVTSALEATSSNVMVADNDRQIIYMNNAVEAMLREAEHDLRKALPHFSVDTIIGSNMDIFHKDPSHQRKLLAALDKTYVGNIVVAGRSFRLIANPIFDQHNNRLGSVVEWIDRTKEVAAEHELSRILGALETTTTNVMIADVDRKITYMNKSVENMLRVAEADLRKVLPHFSVDKVVGSNMDIFHQNPAHQMHLLEKLTKSYTANIVVGNRHFRLVANPIFANDGTRLGSVVEWLDRTQEVFVESEVNTVVELAAAGDFTSLISTDGKEGFFLKLSEGLNSLLRITESGLNDINRVLKSISEGDLTERVTADYQGSFELLKNGCNQTAENLSQMLGEIRQAADTIKTASSEISQGNTDLSSRTEEQASSLEETASSMEELTGTVRQNADNARQANTLSAKASEVAINGGELIDQVVVTMASINESSQKISDIIGVIDGIAFQTNILALNAAVEAARAGEQGRGFAVVASEVRTLAQRSANAAKDIKALISDSVSKINNGNELVGKSGDTMKEIVTSIKRVNDIMAEIAAASSEQASGLDEVGKAVSQMDEMTQQNAALVEEAAAAAESLLSQAAQLATNVAQFKLDDSHQYHQASIGHSSPKSRMISHDKGPAPKRGVMKPSKPQDEDEWESF; via the coding sequence ATGTCTCTTGGTACTTCAGTTGAATGGCATGATATTACTCAGCAGAAAAAACACGAGTTGCTGTCATTAAGAGTGACATCAGCATTAGAGGCAACCTCTTCAAATGTCATGGTTGCTGATAACGACCGTCAGATTATCTATATGAATAATGCTGTTGAGGCTATGCTTAGAGAAGCAGAACATGATCTGCGCAAAGCGTTACCACATTTTTCTGTAGATACCATCATTGGTAGTAATATGGATATTTTTCATAAAGATCCATCGCATCAGCGTAAATTACTAGCGGCTTTGGATAAAACCTATGTTGGCAATATTGTGGTGGCTGGCAGAAGTTTTCGATTAATTGCGAATCCTATTTTTGACCAACACAATAACCGTTTAGGTTCGGTAGTTGAGTGGATTGACCGTACCAAGGAAGTGGCTGCCGAACATGAATTAAGCCGTATTCTTGGGGCGCTTGAAACCACAACAACCAATGTCATGATTGCAGATGTGGACCGTAAAATTACCTACATGAATAAGTCAGTGGAAAACATGCTGCGAGTGGCAGAAGCTGATCTAAGAAAGGTACTTCCTCACTTTTCTGTTGATAAAGTGGTTGGCAGTAATATGGATATTTTCCATCAAAATCCTGCTCACCAAATGCACCTTCTTGAGAAACTAACGAAATCCTATACTGCGAATATTGTGGTTGGTAATCGACATTTTCGTTTAGTTGCTAACCCAATTTTTGCTAATGATGGTACTCGATTAGGTTCAGTGGTTGAATGGTTAGATCGTACTCAAGAGGTATTTGTTGAGTCTGAAGTGAATACGGTTGTTGAGTTAGCGGCAGCGGGTGATTTCACCAGTTTAATTTCAACTGATGGCAAAGAAGGGTTTTTCTTGAAATTATCCGAAGGGTTAAATTCTCTCTTGCGGATCACTGAAAGTGGCTTAAATGATATTAATCGCGTACTAAAATCGATTTCAGAAGGGGATTTAACTGAGCGTGTGACCGCTGATTATCAAGGATCATTTGAATTACTTAAAAATGGCTGTAATCAAACTGCGGAAAATCTCTCGCAGATGTTAGGTGAGATCCGTCAGGCTGCCGATACCATTAAAACGGCATCAAGTGAAATTTCTCAAGGAAATACTGATCTATCAAGTCGAACAGAAGAGCAAGCATCGAGTCTTGAAGAAACCGCATCAAGTATGGAAGAGCTGACAGGGACTGTGCGACAAAATGCTGATAATGCCAGACAAGCCAACACATTGTCTGCTAAGGCTTCAGAAGTTGCAATTAATGGTGGGGAACTCATTGATCAAGTTGTTGTTACCATGGCATCCATTAATGAGTCGTCACAAAAAATATCAGACATTATAGGTGTTATTGATGGAATTGCTTTCCAAACAAACATCCTAGCATTGAATGCTGCGGTTGAAGCCGCCCGAGCTGGTGAGCAAGGACGAGGCTTTGCGGTTGTTGCTTCAGAAGTAAGAACCTTAGCGCAACGTTCTGCTAATGCAGCTAAAGATATTAAAGCGTTAATTTCTGACTCTGTTAGTAAGATTAATAACGGTAATGAATTGGTCGGTAAATCTGGTGATACGATGAAAGAAATCGTGACATCAATTAAGCGAGTGAACGACATCATGGCAGAAATTGCTGCGGCATCGAGTGAGCAAGCTTCTGGGCTTGATGAAGTCGGTAAGGCCGTCAGTCAAATGGATGAAATGACCCAGCAAAATGCGGCATTGGTTGAGGAAGCCGCAGCGGCTGCAGAAAGTTTATTATCTCAAGCTGCTCAGTTAGCCACTAATGTTGCCCAATTTAAACTTGATGATAGTCATCAATATCATCAAGCTTCAATCGGTCACTCGTCACCTAAATCACGCATGATTTCTCATGATAAGGGTCCTGCACCCAAACGTGGCGTAATGAAGCCGTCAAAACCACAAGATGAGGATGAGTGGGAAAGTTTCTAG
- the cheD gene encoding chemoreceptor glutamine deamidase CheD, translating to MLNFDVNNSHLAPNRYYDRHFQCEAVKISPGEYFATTQNTLIVTVLGSCVSVCLRDPVLGIAGMNHFLLPQDNYPQMGCVNESARYGVYAMEILINHLLKLGANKNRLEAKVFGGGNVLEGITTVNVGERNAEFVQDYLRMEHIPIVASDLLDIYPRKVYFFPDTGRVLVRKIKVMHNSTILDRESEYKLKLRSQAKSGDVELFDD from the coding sequence TTGTTAAACTTTGATGTTAATAATTCTCACCTTGCCCCTAACCGATATTATGATCGGCATTTTCAGTGTGAGGCAGTAAAGATTTCACCAGGTGAATATTTTGCTACCACACAAAATACCCTTATTGTGACGGTTTTAGGCTCATGTGTATCAGTTTGTTTACGAGATCCTGTTTTAGGGATCGCGGGGATGAATCACTTTTTGCTACCACAAGATAACTACCCACAAATGGGCTGTGTAAATGAGTCAGCTCGTTATGGTGTATATGCGATGGAAATTTTAATCAATCATCTACTTAAGCTAGGTGCAAATAAAAATAGGCTTGAAGCTAAGGTGTTTGGTGGAGGTAATGTATTGGAGGGCATTACAACAGTGAATGTTGGTGAACGTAATGCTGAATTTGTGCAAGATTATTTACGAATGGAGCACATCCCTATTGTTGCGTCTGATTTATTGGACATTTATCCACGTAAAGTTTATTTTTTTCCTGACACGGGACGTGTATTAGTAAGAAAAATCAAGGTTATGCATAACAGTACGATTTTAGACCGTGAAAGTGAATATAAGTTGAAGTTACGATCACAAGCAAAAAGTGGAGATGTGGAGTTATTTGATGACTAA
- a CDS encoding response regulator has protein sequence MSKSILIVDDSASIRQMVEVTLKSANYQVTLASDGQEAFDLCKVKNFDFVLTDQNMPRMDGLTLIKSLRGLAAYRMKPIVVLTTEASDEMKARGKAAGATGWMVKPFDPAKLLQVASKVLG, from the coding sequence ATGAGTAAAAGTATTTTAATTGTTGATGATTCAGCTTCAATTCGTCAAATGGTAGAAGTAACACTTAAATCAGCCAATTACCAAGTAACATTAGCATCAGACGGTCAAGAGGCTTTTGATTTATGTAAAGTAAAAAACTTTGACTTCGTATTAACGGATCAAAATATGCCACGGATGGATGGGCTGACTTTAATAAAATCGTTAAGAGGTTTAGCAGCCTATCGAATGAAGCCAATTGTGGTGCTAACCACAGAAGCCAGTGATGAAATGAAGGCCCGTGGTAAAGCTGCAGGTGCAACTGGTTGGATGGTTAAACCTTTTGATCCAGCTAAGCTTTTACAAGTGGCTTCTAAAGTGTTGGGATAA
- a CDS encoding chemotaxis protein CheA: MSMDMSQFHGVFIEESQEHLDEMEHLLLALDPTSPDIEELNSIFRAAHSIKGGSGMFSFDALITVTHVMESLFDKARQGKFNFSSHIIDELLIAVDVLRKLLKSYAENTAIDWALVNSATASLEVILDPDCRPEVQDDKKGYGFFKPLNSSNKESSKHEEVKVEDDEGFGFFEPIGEEKTTDKEEDFGFFVELDDNLSDSNIAQQEISNNQDDDFNTEADQSTAQADDSTDQITSYSPQTKSASPSKSITETKTKADTSESSSIRVDIAKIDSLVNLVGELVITQSMLNLIGDEITGVASEKLHSALSELERNTRELQEGIMSIRMLPMSFVFNRFPRVVRDLSKKLNKKIDLTIIGGQTEIDKGLIELLVDPLTHLVRNSLDHGIELPEVRTANGKPETGVLTLKAEQKGGNILISVLDDGAGLNRDRILAKARENNIDIPEHPTDQQVWQLIMAAGFSTAEQVTDVSGRGVGMDVVKRNIESMGGRLEIFSEKGLGSSFQIRLPLTLAILDGMSISVGGQIFIIPLVNIIESVQPQSAQLKFIGNEQVLDLRDAYWPIVNLSHVMDLEPKSSLITEGILVLVETNNTRFALLVDELIGQQQAVIKSLEQHYRRVQGVAGATIMGDGSVALILDAESLALKIDESLKQRVEYDN; the protein is encoded by the coding sequence ATGTCAATGGATATGAGTCAATTCCATGGTGTTTTTATTGAAGAGAGTCAAGAGCATCTTGATGAGATGGAGCACCTATTACTAGCCCTTGATCCAACTTCACCCGATATCGAAGAGCTAAATAGCATATTTCGTGCAGCGCATTCAATAAAAGGTGGTAGTGGCATGTTTAGCTTTGATGCGCTAATTACTGTTACCCATGTTATGGAGAGCTTATTTGATAAAGCACGACAAGGTAAATTCAATTTCTCATCTCATATCATTGATGAATTATTAATTGCTGTAGATGTTCTTCGTAAGCTATTAAAAAGTTATGCAGAAAATACCGCAATAGATTGGGCTTTGGTTAATAGCGCGACGGCATCATTAGAAGTTATTTTAGATCCAGATTGTCGGCCAGAAGTACAAGATGATAAAAAAGGCTATGGATTTTTTAAACCACTTAATTCATCTAATAAAGAGAGTAGTAAACACGAAGAAGTCAAAGTTGAGGATGACGAAGGTTTTGGTTTTTTTGAACCAATAGGTGAAGAAAAGACAACAGATAAAGAAGAAGATTTTGGATTCTTCGTTGAATTAGACGATAACTTATCTGATTCAAATATTGCTCAACAAGAGATATCGAATAATCAGGATGATGATTTTAATACTGAAGCAGATCAATCAACTGCTCAAGCAGATGATTCAACGGATCAGATAACGAGTTATTCCCCGCAAACTAAGTCCGCTTCCCCTTCAAAATCAATTACAGAAACCAAAACTAAGGCTGATACTAGCGAAAGTAGCAGTATTAGAGTTGATATCGCAAAAATTGACAGTTTAGTTAATTTGGTCGGTGAGTTAGTGATCACCCAATCGATGCTCAACCTTATTGGTGATGAAATTACTGGTGTAGCTAGTGAAAAACTGCATTCTGCTTTATCAGAATTAGAGCGAAATACGCGCGAACTTCAAGAGGGCATCATGTCTATTAGGATGTTGCCTATGTCTTTTGTATTCAATCGCTTTCCTCGTGTTGTTAGGGATTTATCTAAAAAATTAAATAAAAAAATTGATTTAACAATTATCGGTGGACAAACCGAAATCGATAAAGGTCTCATTGAGCTCTTGGTTGACCCATTGACTCACCTTGTTCGCAACAGTCTAGATCATGGGATTGAATTACCTGAAGTCAGAACAGCTAATGGTAAACCGGAAACCGGTGTTCTTACCCTAAAAGCTGAGCAGAAAGGCGGTAACATATTGATTTCAGTATTAGATGATGGAGCTGGACTAAACCGTGATCGCATACTAGCCAAGGCACGAGAAAATAATATAGATATTCCCGAACATCCAACTGACCAACAAGTTTGGCAATTAATTATGGCCGCAGGCTTTTCAACTGCAGAACAAGTTACCGATGTTTCTGGTCGTGGTGTTGGTATGGATGTTGTGAAACGAAATATCGAGTCTATGGGAGGGCGGTTAGAAATATTTTCTGAAAAAGGCTTAGGATCGTCATTTCAAATCCGCTTACCTCTGACCTTAGCTATACTTGATGGAATGTCTATTTCCGTTGGGGGACAAATATTTATCATTCCACTTGTCAATATTATTGAATCTGTGCAACCACAAAGCGCTCAACTAAAGTTTATTGGTAATGAACAAGTTTTGGATTTACGAGATGCATACTGGCCAATTGTTAATTTATCACACGTGATGGATTTAGAGCCTAAGTCTTCATTAATTACAGAAGGTATTTTGGTGCTAGTTGAAACAAATAATACCCGCTTCGCATTGCTTGTTGACGAGTTAATTGGCCAACAACAAGCTGTAATAAAAAGTTTAGAGCAACATTATCGCCGAGTACAAGGCGTAGCTGGGGCGACTATTATGGGCGATGGCAGTGTTGCATTGATCTTAGATGCAGAATCATTGGCTTTGAAAATCGATGAGTCTTTAAAGCAAAGGGTTGAGTATGATAACTGA
- a CDS encoding STAS domain-containing protein, producing the protein MDIYNIRLPNRFDFSHHKIFNQEIESLFKQSNVKEIHLDFSQVNYLDSSALGMLVLLSKKNEKLFGAKLSIKGAHGSAFEILEIAQMGRLYAFI; encoded by the coding sequence GTGGATATATATAATATTAGGTTACCAAATCGTTTTGATTTTAGTCACCACAAGATTTTTAATCAAGAGATTGAGTCTTTGTTTAAACAGTCGAATGTTAAAGAAATTCATTTGGATTTCTCTCAGGTAAATTATTTAGATAGTTCAGCGCTTGGTATGTTAGTTTTATTATCAAAGAAGAATGAAAAATTGTTTGGTGCTAAGCTGAGTATTAAAGGTGCTCATGGCAGTGCGTTTGAAATTCTTGAAATCGCTCAAATGGGTAGACTTTATGCCTTCATTTGA
- a CDS encoding protein-glutamate methylesterase/protein-glutamine glutaminase: MTKQIKVLVVDDSALIRSLLGEIIRAEPDFTLVGAAPDAFAAKDMVNTFNPDVITLDVEMPKVDGLTFLDRLMKARPTPVLMVSSLTEQGAEVTLKALEIGAVDFFPKPKLDIANSMEAYRAEIVAKIRSVAMAKVQPKLTRKTPTNTAFKYKTTEKIIAIGASTGGTVALKSLLAEMPIDSPAIVITQHMPPGFTKTFAEHLDKISALHVKEAQDGERLIPGCVYLAPGDRHLLVVRSGADYRIKLSDSERVSGHRPSVDVMFQSLAQTAGSNVLGIILTGMGKDGAAGMLELLNSDGITIAQDEASSVIFGMPKAAIDLGAAQMVLSLQDIPSQIVQILNRLGKEYRI, encoded by the coding sequence ATGACTAAACAAATAAAAGTATTAGTAGTTGATGATTCAGCGCTGATCCGAAGTTTATTAGGCGAGATTATTCGAGCCGAGCCAGATTTTACTCTTGTTGGTGCTGCACCCGATGCGTTTGCCGCTAAGGATATGGTAAACACTTTTAATCCTGATGTAATTACATTAGATGTCGAAATGCCTAAGGTTGATGGGTTAACATTTTTAGACCGGTTAATGAAGGCTAGGCCCACTCCAGTGCTTATGGTTTCAAGTTTGACCGAGCAGGGCGCCGAGGTCACACTGAAAGCGTTAGAAATTGGAGCGGTGGATTTTTTTCCTAAACCTAAACTGGACATTGCTAACAGTATGGAGGCTTATCGTGCTGAAATTGTTGCTAAGATACGCTCAGTTGCTATGGCAAAGGTTCAGCCTAAACTGACTAGGAAAACGCCAACAAATACTGCATTTAAATATAAAACAACGGAAAAAATTATTGCTATTGGTGCCTCAACAGGGGGAACAGTGGCGCTCAAATCGTTACTTGCTGAAATGCCAATAGACAGCCCAGCCATAGTTATCACCCAGCATATGCCACCAGGTTTTACCAAAACCTTTGCTGAGCATCTTGATAAAATAAGTGCACTCCATGTAAAAGAAGCTCAAGATGGTGAAAGACTTATTCCTGGTTGTGTTTATTTGGCGCCAGGCGATCGACATCTTTTGGTGGTTCGTAGTGGTGCTGATTATCGAATCAAATTATCTGATAGCGAACGAGTTAGTGGTCATAGGCCTTCAGTCGACGTGATGTTTCAATCGTTAGCACAAACAGCAGGAAGCAATGTTTTAGGTATAATTTTAACGGGAATGGGTAAAGATGGCGCCGCGGGTATGTTAGAACTACTCAATTCTGATGGCATCACTATCGCACAGGACGAAGCAAGCTCGGTTATCTTTGGTATGCCTAAGGCTGCAATTGATTTAGGCGCAGCTCAGATGGTGTTGAGTTTGCAAGACATACCGAGCCAAATTGTACAAATACTTAATCGTCTGGGTAAAGAATATAGAATTTGA
- a CDS encoding SpoIIE family protein phosphatase produces the protein MSVLIIEDSPVFGLMYKKFFKGKGISIVICQSLEKAKQEIENPQYNFELVLLDNHLPDGKGIEILSDLKSKLPLVAIIMVSANSETDFFVEAFKQGIDDIALKPIDMELLWLKMKKSFHQRYLEILNNNQREALNIWRDSQLQEQALAKHLIGAMHGKIHSDISAINYWVKPSSLFSGDSIIHCDGPDGSHYVMLADAMGHGLAATVSLMPMMQAFGAMADKGLPLCNIVFELNSKLNHLLTEDRFVAVVIIHLQLINKTIEVWNGGMPPVIIVDDQYKIIKQVKSANMALGVLSDNLISVSTEKLDLVDNQRLLLFSDGAIETPSIEGNMLSVDDLVSLVKSSEEPLEAVKLHFNDKCESPPDDISIVVIDTHDILQTLIKDDEVIYTQESAFIIEHTLQGKSMDLLDVPSHLCELLSKQLPLSLVSKVFTVLTELYLNAFEHGILELKSEIKSEENGFLNFYEQKQERTNHLSNTNKIKLKIQWQSNTQRLEIYIEDSGHGFFNKDIEPSALFKSYGRGLSLIENIADSLEIIPPGNATRVVLVGKI, from the coding sequence ATGTCAGTATTGATTATTGAGGATAGCCCGGTCTTTGGTTTAATGTATAAGAAATTTTTTAAGGGAAAAGGAATTTCAATTGTTATATGTCAATCATTAGAAAAAGCAAAGCAAGAGATTGAAAATCCACAATACAATTTTGAGCTTGTGCTTTTGGATAATCATTTGCCAGATGGTAAAGGTATTGAAATATTATCTGACTTGAAATCGAAATTACCTTTAGTTGCTATCATTATGGTCAGCGCAAACAGTGAAACAGATTTTTTTGTGGAAGCATTCAAGCAAGGTATTGATGATATTGCACTAAAGCCTATTGATATGGAATTATTATGGCTTAAAATGAAAAAGTCATTTCATCAGCGTTATTTAGAAATACTCAATAATAATCAGCGTGAAGCATTAAACATTTGGCGAGATTCTCAACTACAGGAGCAAGCCCTTGCTAAACATTTAATTGGAGCCATGCATGGAAAAATTCACTCAGATATATCAGCAATAAATTACTGGGTTAAACCGTCATCATTATTTAGCGGCGATAGTATTATTCACTGTGATGGACCTGATGGAAGTCACTATGTGATGTTGGCCGATGCGATGGGACATGGGTTAGCTGCAACTGTGTCTTTAATGCCAATGATGCAGGCATTTGGTGCAATGGCTGATAAAGGTTTACCGTTATGTAATATTGTTTTTGAGCTAAACTCTAAGTTAAACCATCTATTAACAGAAGATCGTTTTGTTGCTGTCGTCATTATTCATTTGCAATTGATTAATAAAACTATTGAGGTCTGGAATGGTGGCATGCCGCCAGTAATAATTGTTGATGATCAATATAAAATAATAAAGCAAGTTAAGTCAGCCAACATGGCATTAGGTGTTTTGTCTGATAATTTGATTAGTGTTAGTACTGAAAAACTTGATTTAGTTGATAACCAAAGACTACTTCTTTTCAGTGATGGAGCCATAGAGACTCCATCAATAGAAGGTAATATGTTATCTGTCGATGACTTAGTATCGTTAGTTAAGTCATCAGAAGAACCGCTAGAAGCCGTAAAACTGCATTTTAATGATAAATGCGAATCGCCACCAGATGATATTTCTATTGTAGTTATTGATACCCACGATATTTTACAGACTTTAATTAAAGATGACGAAGTTATTTATACACAAGAGAGTGCATTTATTATTGAGCATACCTTACAGGGTAAATCTATGGATTTATTAGATGTACCAAGTCATTTGTGTGAATTGTTATCTAAGCAGTTACCGTTATCTTTGGTGTCTAAAGTTTTTACCGTATTAACAGAGTTGTATTTAAATGCGTTTGAACATGGCATACTTGAACTGAAAAGTGAGATTAAGTCAGAAGAAAATGGATTTTTAAATTTTTATGAGCAAAAACAGGAGAGAACAAATCATTTATCAAATACAAATAAAATCAAGTTGAAAATTCAATGGCAAAGTAATACGCAGCGTTTAGAAATATATATCGAAGATAGTGGTCATGGATTTTTTAATAAAGATATAGAACCAAGTGCTTTGTTTAAAAGTTACGGCCGAGGTCTATCTTTGATTGAGAATATAGCTGATTCCCTTGAAATTATACCTCCTGGTAATGCAACTAGAGTGGTATTGGTAGGAAAAATATAA